Proteins encoded together in one Lepus europaeus isolate LE1 chromosome 13, mLepTim1.pri, whole genome shotgun sequence window:
- the ACTR1B gene encoding beta-centractin → MESYDIIANQPVVIDNGSGVIKAGFAGDQIPKYCFPNYVGRPKHMRVMAGALEGDLFIGPKAEEHRGLLAIRYPMEHGVVRDWNDMERIWQYVYSKDQLQTFSEEHPVLLTEAPLNPSKNREKAAEVFFETFNVPALFISMQAVLSLYATGRTTGVVLDSGDGVTHAVPIYEGFAMPHSIMRVDIAGRDVSRYLRLLLRKEGADFHTSAEFEVVRTIKERACYLSINPQKDEALETEKVQYTLPDGSTLDVGPARFRAPELLFQPDLVGDESEGLHEVLAFAIHKSDLDLRRTLFANIVLSGGSTLFKGFGDRLLSEVKKLAPKDVKIKISAPQERLYSTWIGGSILASLDTFKKMWVSKKEYEEDGSRAIHRKTF, encoded by the exons ATGGAGTCCTACGACATCATCGCCAACCAGCCCGTGGTCATCGATAAC GGTTCGGGGGTGATCAAGGCTGGCTTTGCTGGAGACCAGATTCCTAAATACTGTTTCCCAAACTA TGTGGGGCGGCCTAAGCACATGCGGGTGATGGCTGGAGCCCTGGAGGGTGACCTCTTCATCGGACCAAAAGCAGAG GAGCACCGGGGGCTGTTGGCCATCCGCTACCCCATGGAGCACGGCGTGGTGCGGGACTGGAACGACATGGAGCGCATCTGGCAGTACGTGTACTCCAAGGACCAGCTGCAGACCTTCTCCGAGGAG CATCCTGTCCTCCTCACAGAGGCCCCGCTGAACCCCAGTAAGAACCGGGAGAAGGCAGCGGAGGTGTTCTTTGAGACCTTCAACGTGCCGGCCCTGTTCATCTCCATGCAGGCCGTGCTCAGTCT GTACGCCACAGGACGCACGACGGGAGTGGTCTTGGACTCAGGGGACGGGGTCACTCACGCCGTGCCCATCTATGAGGGCTTCGCCATGCCGCACTCCATCATGCGGGTGGACATCGCCGGCCGGGACGTCTCCCGCTATCTCCGACTGCTGCTCCGCAAGGAGGGAGCCGACTTCCACACCTCGGCTGAGTTTGAGGTTGTCCGGACCATCAAAGAG cgAGCCTGCTACCTGTCCATCAACCCACAGAAGGACGAGGCTCTGGAGACAGAGAAGGTGCAGTACACCTTGCCGGACGGCAGCACGCTCGAC GTGGGACCTGCGCGGTTCCGGGCCCCCGAGCTGCTGTTCCAGCCAGACCTGGTGGGGGACGAGAGCGAGGGGCTCCACGAGGTGCTGGCCTTCGCCATCCACAAGTCCGACCTGGACCTTCGCCGGACGCTGTTCGCCAACATTGTGCTCTCGGGCGGCTCAACGCTTTTCAAAG GCTTCGGCGACCGATTACTCAGTGAGGTGAAGAAGCTTGCCCCAAAGGACGTCAAGATCAAG ATCTCAGCCCCTCAGGAACGGCTGTACTCCACGTGGATCGG gggctccatcctggcctcgcTGGACACATTTAAGAAGATGTGGGTATCCAAAAAGGAGTATGAAGAGGATGGCTCCCGTGCTATTCACCGCAAAACGTTCTAG